The following proteins come from a genomic window of Pseudomonas hygromyciniae:
- the aroE gene encoding shikimate dehydrogenase, which produces MDRYVVFGNPIGHSKSPLIHRLFAEQTGEALDYSTLLAPLEDFTGCAREFFLHGRGANVTVPFKEEAYRLANALTERAQRAGAVNTLSKLADGSLLGDNTDGAGLVRDLTVNAGLSLAGKRILLLGAGGAVRGALEPLLAQQPASLIIANRTVEKAELLAELFDDLGPVSASGFDWLSEPVDLIINATSASLSGDVPPIASSLIEPGKTFCYDMMYAKEPTAFCRWATEHGAAVAMDGLGMLVEQAAEAFYLWRGVRPDSAPVLAELRRQLATQ; this is translated from the coding sequence ATGGATCGCTATGTGGTGTTCGGCAACCCCATCGGCCACAGCAAGTCGCCGCTGATCCATCGTCTGTTCGCCGAGCAGACGGGCGAGGCGTTGGACTACAGCACTCTGCTGGCGCCGCTTGAGGATTTCACCGGCTGTGCCCGGGAATTTTTCCTGCACGGGCGCGGCGCCAACGTCACGGTGCCATTCAAGGAAGAGGCCTACCGCCTGGCCAACGCCCTGACCGAGCGCGCGCAACGCGCAGGCGCGGTGAACACCCTGAGCAAGCTGGCCGATGGCAGCCTGTTGGGTGATAACACCGACGGTGCTGGCCTGGTGCGCGACTTGACCGTCAACGCCGGCTTGAGCCTGGCGGGCAAGCGCATCCTGCTGCTCGGCGCCGGTGGCGCGGTGCGCGGTGCGTTGGAGCCACTGCTGGCGCAACAGCCGGCCTCCCTGATCATCGCCAACCGCACCGTGGAAAAAGCCGAGTTGCTGGCCGAACTGTTCGATGACCTGGGTCCGGTCTCCGCCAGTGGCTTCGACTGGCTGAGTGAGCCGGTGGACCTGATCATCAACGCCACTTCCGCGAGCCTGTCAGGCGATGTACCGCCAATTGCCAGCAGCCTGATCGAACCGGGCAAGACCTTTTGCTACGACATGATGTATGCCAAGGAACCGACGGCCTTCTGCCGCTGGGCCACAGAGCACGGCGCGGCAGTGGCGATGGATGGCCTGGGCATGTTGGTGGAGCAAGCGGCGGAAGCCTTCTACCTGTGGCGCGGCGTGCGCCCGGATTCGGCGCCGGTGCTGGCCGAGCTGCGGCGCCAGTTGGCAACCCAATGA
- the hemF gene encoding oxygen-dependent coproporphyrinogen oxidase — protein MTTRTEAVKAYLLDLQDRICSALETFEADTRFIEDAWTRPAGGGGRTRVIENGAVIEKGGVNFSHVFGSGLPPSASAHRPELAGRGFEALGVSLVIHPHNPHVPTSHANVRFFIAEKEGEEPVWWFGGGFDLTPYYGNEEDCIHWHRVAEQACAPFGADVYPRYKAWCDSYFHIKHRNEPRGIGGLFFDDLNEWDFDTCFAFMRAIGDAYIDAYLPIVQRRQALAYTEQQRQFQEFRRGRYVEFNLVYDRGTLFGLQSGGRTESILMSLPPQVRWSYDWKATAGSEEARLTDYFLQDRDWLGLAAPQAAN, from the coding sequence ATGACTACCCGCACCGAGGCTGTTAAAGCCTACCTGCTCGACCTGCAAGACCGCATTTGCAGCGCCCTGGAAACCTTTGAGGCGGATACGCGCTTTATCGAAGATGCCTGGACCCGCCCAGCCGGCGGCGGTGGCCGCACGCGGGTGATTGAGAACGGGGCGGTGATCGAGAAAGGCGGCGTCAACTTTTCCCATGTATTCGGCAGTGGCCTGCCACCGTCCGCCAGTGCCCACCGTCCGGAACTCGCCGGTCGTGGTTTTGAAGCCCTTGGCGTGTCACTGGTGATCCACCCGCATAACCCCCATGTGCCGACTTCCCACGCCAATGTGCGATTTTTCATCGCCGAGAAAGAAGGTGAAGAGCCTGTCTGGTGGTTCGGTGGTGGCTTCGACCTGACGCCTTACTACGGCAACGAAGAAGACTGCATCCACTGGCACCGTGTGGCTGAGCAGGCCTGCGCACCGTTTGGCGCAGACGTTTACCCGCGCTACAAGGCCTGGTGCGACAGCTACTTCCACATCAAGCATCGCAACGAGCCCCGTGGGATCGGCGGCCTGTTCTTCGATGACTTGAACGAGTGGGACTTCGACACCTGCTTCGCCTTTATGCGCGCCATTGGCGATGCCTACATCGATGCCTACCTGCCGATCGTCCAGCGTCGCCAGGCGCTGGCCTATACCGAGCAGCAACGCCAGTTCCAGGAGTTCCGCCGTGGGCGCTACGTGGAGTTCAACCTGGTGTACGACCGTGGCACGCTGTTTGGCCTGCAATCGGGCGGGCGCACCGAGTCGATCCTGATGTCGCTGCCACCGCAAGTGCGCTGGAGCTATGACTGGAAGGCTACCGCCGGCAGCGAAGAAGCACGTTTGACCGATTATTTCCTGCAAGACCGTGACTGGCTCGGCCTTGCTGCGCCCCAGGCGGCCAACTGA